In a single window of the Vitis vinifera cultivar Pinot Noir 40024 chromosome 6, ASM3070453v1 genome:
- the LOC100255252 gene encoding histone deacetylase 8 yields the protein MAGLSPSGGINVFWHEGMLKHDTGIGVFDTGMDPGFLDVLEKHPENSERLRNMVSILKRGPISPYISWHSGTPALISHLLSFHTPEYINELVQADRDGGKELCSGTFLNPGSWDAALLAAGTALSAMKHILDGHGKIAYALVRPPGHHAQPSQADGYCFLNNAGLAVQLALNSGCAKVAVIDIDVHYGNGTAEGFYHSDKVLTISLHMNHGSWGPSHPQSGSVDEIGVGEGFGYNLNIPLPNGTGDRGYAYAMNQLVVPAIQKYEPEMMVLVVGQDSSAFDPNGRQCLTMEGYREIGQIVRKLADKYSDGHLLIVQEGGYQVTYSAYCLHATLEGVLNLPSPLLSDPIAYYPEDELMTTKVIDAIKKFQNSTAPFLKGG from the exons ATGGCAGGCCTAAGCCCTAGTGGTGGAATTAATGTGTTCTGGCACGAGGGGATGCTGAAGCACGACACAGGAATTGGGGTGTTCGACACTGGAATGGACCCTGGCTTCCTGGACGTCCTCGAAAAGCACCCAGAAAACTCTGAGAGGCTAAGGAACATGGTCTCCATCCTCAAAAGAGGCCCCATCTCTCCCTACATTTCTTGGCACTCCGGAACCCCAGCTCTCATCTCTCACTTGCTCTCTTTTCACACTCCAG AATACATAAATGAACTAGTGCAAGCAGATAGAGATGGTGGAAAGGAGCTTTGTTCAGGAACTTTCTTGAATCCTGGCTCATGGGATGCTGCGCTTCTTGCTGCTGGTACTGCATTATCAGCAATGAAGCATATACTCGATGGGCATGGCAAAATTGCATATGCATTGGTTAGACCTCCTGGTCACCATGCTCAGCCCAGTCAAGCTGATGGGTATTGCTTCCTAAACAATGCGGGTCTTGCTGTTCAGTTAGCTTTAAATTCTGGGTGTGCAAAGGTTGCAGTTATTGACATTGATGTTCATTATGGGAATGGGACAGCTGAGGGCTTCTATCACTCTGATAAAGTTCTTACCATCTCACTTCATATGAATCATGGTTCATGGGGTCCATCTCATCCGCAGTCTGGTTCTGTTGATGAGATCGGTGTAGGGGAAGGGTTTGGGTATAATTTGAACATACCTCTACCAAATGGAACGGGAGATCGGGGATATGCATATGCCATGAACCAGTTGGTTGTTCCAGCCATTCAAAAGTATGAGCCTGAAATGATGGTGCTGGTTGTTGGACAGGATTCAAGTGCT TTTGATCCGAATGGAAGGCAATGCTTGACAATGGAGGGCTATAGAGAGATTGGTCAAATAGTTCGTAAGCTCGCTGATAAGTATAGTGATGGACATCTTCTGATTGTCCAAGAAGGTGGATATCAGGTTACATACTCAGCTTATTGTCTTCATGCTACACTTGAAGGTGTTCTCAATCTTCCAAGTCCTCTATTATCTGATCCCATTGCTTATTACCCTGAAGACGAGCTAATGACCACAAAAGTTATTGATGCTATTAAAAAGTTCCAAAACAGCACTGCCCCATTCTTAAAAGGAGGTTAA